The following is a genomic window from Hippoglossus stenolepis isolate QCI-W04-F060 chromosome 14, HSTE1.2, whole genome shotgun sequence.
GTCCACTTGTCAAGCGTTACACTTTCTTCATTTGCAAACTGCACCTACCACCATGCGTTTTTgccaatacagatgtttttatgattcacgtgcatgttttaaattatttatacgtctgtcacacacacacaacatttttcTTCGCTCTCTTTTACTATGCAAGTATTGTAAAGAGGTGTGCTGTTTAAACGCTCAAAACCCGTGAACACAACAGCTTCCATGTTTTTTCCACTATTCGACCTCGAAGCACACGAACACTTCACTAAACTCTTAACAACAACCTGATAACTTGAAAAGTGGGACCTTCCGAGGATCCTGCGAATGCACggttaatgctaagctaagctaactgtagCTCTGTAATGAATGTACAGATGTGAGATTGGTTGAATGAGCATATTTAagaaatctttttcttttgagcCGTGAAAGTAGTTAACATTCCAACCCCTCTGTCCTCTAGGTGTGACAGATACTTCTATATCGGCCACAGAGGAGAGACTCGGGGGATAGGAGGGATTTTCTTCGATGACCTGGACTCGCCGAGTCAGGAGGAAGCGTTCAACTTTGTGAAGAGCTGCGCTCGCACTGTGGTGCCCTGCTACCTGCCTATCGTACACAAACACCTCAGTGATGCCTTCACTGACGAGGAGAAGGACTGGCAGCAGGTACGACGAGGAAGGTGAGTAAGAAGATGTCTTGCGGTTAGAGAAAGTGTTAAAAGGAGATTTTGTAagttcataattttttttataaatagcTATTTCAGAGAGTAAAGCTGATTTAATACCTCCAAGGAGCCTGCTGCACCTCCTACTGGTGAGAGGCATAAACTGCAAGACAAAAAAGTTTTCTAATATcagtttgagaaaataaaaaattcacagtgacattttgagagtAGCACAGTAACAGGCCTAACATCAacgcatttttatttttatttatactatttgttttcattttagaaCATTCAGTGTAATGATAAAATACCCCATGATTTTCCATAttggattttatattttttgtgtaattttgggTTCAATACGTTAATACACTATGTCAAGGGGAAATAATACTTGCCCTGTAATAAAGGCAACGTTATGCTGAAAAGATACCAACCAATGGCACAGTGAACATTTTGGTGGTGTGTAAAGGCAAATTCAAAAGCATTCAAAAACATCCAACATAACCTTGGACTCCTAAGAATGAATGTTCCATGAAGCAATACGTCTACAgcaggttttgtgtgtgttttgctgttgtaGATATGTGGAGTTTAACCTGGTGTACGACAGGGGGGTGAAGTTTGGCTTGGCCACGCCCGGCTCCAGAATCGAGAGCATCCTCATGTCGCTCCCCCTCACCGCCAGGTAAGACTGCTGTACGCTGAGGCAGCGGTTACCTGGCGCCTGTGTGATGTGATGATCCATCTGCGTCGCCTGGTAACGAACTCACCTTTCCTCCTCAGGTGGGAGTACATGCACGAGCCTGCCAAAGGGACCCGGGAGGCCGATATGCTGGAGGTGTTACGAAACCCTAAGGATTGGGTCTGATCGCGGTTTTCACACGTTTCAATATTGACAAAACATGCAGGGAAAAGTGTTTGCTGTATTTGACAAAGGCGTCACCTGTTTGACTTTATCAGCAGCAGTTAACGCTGTTTATCCCAAAAAAAATGGGAGCTTTATTTGTAATAGCTTGAAGGTacatttctctttgcttttttgtcAAGTCAGCCTCGTTAACACTTGTTCACAGGGgattttaatattgtattaaTGAGACCTTGTGTTGTGAAACTCAGCGACTGAGCTGCTTTTAAGACGTGTTTGTGTCAAACACAAGCCgcttgtgtattttctgtgccTTGTTCTACCTGAAGCAGCATTTTCTCCACACTCTGTTTTCCTTTACCAAGGCACTGAAAGGGAAAACAAGGACAAACTGAGCCACAGTGTTTTGTATGTGTGCCACAAAGTCATATCAAATGTTAATGAGTCTGCTTTTGATGTGCAAGTGCATCTGCCAACCACAGTGGGTTATTTCTGACCATCAAAGCTGAATGAGGAATTAAACTGCTCCCCGTCGAGTCCCACTCACACTGCGGCTGGCTGGTCATTCGTGGTGAAGTCACTTCCTGCTTTGtttaaacagcagcaacagttgTTAGATTTCTGGATCGAGTTCCACAGAGAGGATGAATGTGGGGAAACCAGTTAGGTGGTTCCCTGAAGACAGAATAATGTCTAAAACACAAATGATCAAGAGACATATCCTTTAAGATAATTTATAGCTAAAATTAtaataagttttattttaagattttttaaatttctttagTCTTAATTTCTTGTCACTCATGTTACAAACTTATTTTCACTCATGTCTGTAGCTTCGAGTCACTAGAGCctgaccaatatggatttttggagGCTGATACAGATTATAAGGAGTAATACATTTCtaatacaattacattttttgataTAAACTTAAATGTACatcttttcaacatttgttattgtaaaacaaaatacaatatttgtaaaataaaagttttcatatctgcatatatctgcaaacataaacTTTGATTCTGTGAAAATTGGCCAATTTTCATTGGTCTACCGATAAATGGTTCAGGCTGTGCTATCAAAGAATAGTTTGTAAAATGATGATCATTGTGAGGGTCCACTCCAGAGGACTTGAGCTGTTTAAAactcacaaatacattttcacacactggATCACACTCTTGAGACACGGAAACATTTACAagtcatatttttaaatgttttattacaaatTAATTCAAGCTTTTGCAGATAAAGGATTTATAACAAGTTCCCTCGCACTTCATGTTAtataacattttgtttgtttgataaggcattgtaaaaaaaacagtgctcTGTAAGTAATAGTACAACTGACCTTACCAAAATGGCTACCCTCTACCAGCACAACCTAAAAATAGCAACGTCATAGCAAGTGCTGAGGTTCAAAGGTCAACTCACAAAATAAGTCAAATAACAACCACCAGTGCCCACAAGTGTGTGAGGTGCAGACAGGAAATGTGACAGTCGTCAGTATCAGGTGGAAGTCAGATATATTTGGTTTTTATGCAGCAGCATTGCATATAGATCAGGAGCACTTGTTTTCCAGAGGATTACAGGGACATCGTTATTGCTGAGAGTCACGCTGAGCTCGTCTGGCTGTCCCAGTTTCATTCAGCAGCTCATTTTGAGCTTGAACACAAAGTGCCTCCTTCACTCACAACCGAGTGTTTAATCCTTCCATTGGTTTCACTCTCACTGCTTTCCTGTCAAGTAGAACAATCTCACTGTAACTTACTTTCACACGcacaatatacatatacagatACAGTACACATGCTAAACATGGACTCTGTCCATAGTGACATTAAATATCCTCACTCCTCTGATAACTGAAAACCCTAGAGTCTGTCTCTATTGCGGCCTGTCCCAAATTCCTGTGCAAGTCACTTCAAAACTTCCATTAACCATTTAGCTGCAAATCTACTTGTAGAATCCTCAGTTACGTTTAGCAAAAGACAACATAGCCATATCCAACACAGTTACAACTGCTCGAGGGgaacgaggggggggggacatatTTCACAGTTAAAGCAGCTTCTGAGCATCTGTCAGCAGCACAAACATGAACAAGAGCGCACAACAAGCTGTGCAGAGCCTGATCCAACCTCAGGAGTACAAACCCAGCTGCATGCATGACCAAAAGAAACGCACACgtgacacacattcacaaaatgtatttcagcCCCCCCATGACAACCGACGGCCTTGTCTTGAACTCAAAAACATTCCCAAGTGTAAAAGGAAGTTGGGCCAATTCATTAGTTTGGCAACTTGATTGTTTAAACCTGCGTCATGTGATATTTATGATTTCAATGGATCAAATTAAAAGACAGTAATGTGGAGCGATCACGAGTCGTGCAACTTTAGTTGAACTGTTCCGGTTCTTGAGCAAATTTGCTGAATAGTTGGGTCTAAATTAGGGGTGGAATGACTGAAACCGAAGCCAAAACCCCAAAGCAAAAACAATCTGATACCACGATACAGAACAATGGAATCACGATATCCAAACTGACTGCCAGAGCGGCAGGTGTCGCCTAATGGGACAAAACTAATTTCTCATTTCACGATTATTACTAGAACGTGTAATTCACAAAATTATTATTCCATCTAGAATCTAGTCTAAATCCCAAAAATAATATTGTGGATAACCACGGGGGAATAAAACTCTGATCAAGATGAAACAATTTACACTGATTATcttgtgaaaacatgttttacggTCTGGGATGTTCTGTATTAGATGGTAAGTTAACAGTCCTTTTCTTTAGATGGCTGGATGTGGGAGAAATAAGGAGACATTTTGTTTATGAGGGTGACTAAATAATTATTGAATCTCGAACAGGTTAGACATAATATATGAcagaatggattttttttttttttctgtcccctAGTGGACAAAAATGACAATTCAATCTAAATTAGTGTGGGTTTCACTGAAATTGATGTGTAGATTAAAAGCTGGTTCTGGATCTTGCAAAGTACAATTTTGCAATATAAACAACTGCAAGTGGAAACAGTAAGTACTTGTTTTGACAACAAATTGGtcaaatttaaacattaaaaacatctgttaatTGGCACTAATCTTCAATAAATCATCGGCCCAACCCCTTTGTACACTGAGAACAGTGCCTTCATTATGGCAATTATCACTTTTTCCCCTTCACGCTACATGCAACATTTGTTATGTCTGTAGAGTTAAATTGATTTACTACAGTGTGACAGCATAGATACAACTTCAGGATCTTCAGTCCAGGTTTTGGTATTGCAGTATCACTCGATCCTTCCTGCCATCACTTCACCTCACTGAATAAAGGTTAgtgcaaactgcagcagctctggtAAAGATTGCATTAATCCATTGACCattagtgtttctgtttgtgtagaATGGGGAAGGCTGGTGATGCCACAACAGTGGCATTGCTAGAGGATAAGAGAAGTCTTAGTGTAGGTTAGGGCTTTTGTTGGGGTGGTAGTGAAAGGCAGGTCTACTTCCCATGGCCGTTGACACTAGAAGCGCTGTTGGTGACGATATCCTCGTACTGTGGAGGTGGCTCCGTCTCTATCTGGACGTCTGTGTGGCCCACAGCCTCCTCATACGATGGCGGCGGATCTCCGGCGCTTCCTCTCCCTGATGTGATCTCTGAGCCCGGATAAGCTGGGCTGCTGTGGATACTGAGTTCTGACTGGTCACCATGGTGGTAATCCCTCCCCCAATGGTCCATCGAGACCACTGACAGGACGTGGTCGTGGTGCGAGTGTCCCAGGCTGGGGCTGCGCTGCGAGCGCTTGCGGGAGTGGCAGCGCCACACGGTGATGGCGACGGCAGCGATGATGAACACAACGAGCATCAGTGGCACAATCAAGTAGAGAGAGTGGACTCCACCTACCACCGTCTCCAGCCCTCCGGACGGACTGCTCTCACGCACGTATTCCTCCCAAAACCGTCTCTGCAGCCAGTcagaacaaagacacacagtcaAGATTAGATATATTTTTCTCAAGGCAAAACTCAACTACTTTCATGCAGGATGCACAAAACTGTTTCCAAAACCCAAGGTCACAgtatacaatatacattttgtatGGATTACTGCAACTGAAAGGCCGCAGACAACAACAGCCATACAAACAGAGACCACACGATTGTGCACGTCCATCTGCGTGACTTTGCTCTCTGGCCTCTCACAATGGTTTCACaacacgccccccccccctctccagcATGTACTCGGCTGTTCTTCCTGCTGATAATCATCACATCCTGAAAAACACCCACATTCCACAAGCTACCACTCTTGGCATAAAATTGAATACCTgacacattaaagggatagtttggATTCTCTTTCATAGGACGGTTGGTGTCAGTTACACGGCAGCAGTAGTAATATTGATTTGTGAAATTCAGCCCTGGCTGGGAGTCTCGTGTTTCGAGATTTCCAGCAACTGTTCAGATGAAgtattaaaataagaaataatcgGTAGAAACAGGCATTTGTACTTTCCGGTGGATAGTTGTGTGTTGGCGCTTATTATTGTCTAATGACCACACACACGCTGTGGCAAATATTTGTGTGCCCAGTCACAGGCTGGCCTGGAAATCTCATGACTATCTGCTGGAGTTAATATCCCAGCATAAACATCGCAACTGATGAGTCACTCAAACAACCAAATGTTAAACTAACAAAGGCCACGTTGGTGGGTTTTGTGTAGCAGGTGTgttataatgtgtattttacggtgtgtgtttaattttctGGCGAGGAAAAGTTGTAGCCTCTGATGTGATGCTTTCTCTCGCCCCCTCACCGTCTTCTCGTCATTCTCGAAAGCTTCGCGGGCCTCTTCATAGGTGCAGATCTCCTCGCGGCACTCCCTCTGGATGTCACCCtgcttcatctcctccagcaTGAAGTTGGCCCTGCGCAGCCGCCGCAGCACGGAGTGGGCTGCGTCCGCCGGCAGGAACACTGAGAGGAGGGCGAGAGCAGAGGAGTGGCAGGGGAGACAGAAGACAAGGGCaaagaaggagggaaaggatacaagtttttttaaatgtccgaCAAAAATGCATGAATTCAGATAACGTTGCGACAGTAGAGGCAAGTGTGTATAAGTAAGGGGGAGGAAACAAAAGAGGGATTAAGCAAAGATAGagaacagaaaaagagaagagtgaGGCAatgggaggaaaagaggatAGAGATGCAGAAAAAAGGCCAAAACTGGGAGAACAAAAGGCAGTAGAGCAGAGTTGAGCGCTGCCCAGTGCCCACATTTCTGCCTAAAAAACAAACGTTTCTTTGATGTCAGCATATAAATCCTCCATGAAGTTAGTGAGACAGAGCGCTTCTCTGTTCCACACTCCCAGAATAAGAACATAGGACTCTCCAACACAAACTTGCGCACAAGATGCCACAACTTGCCCTGGGAACGTCTGACGAGCGAGGGAATTAACAAGCAAAGGAGTCTGTGTGATCAGGGATGTGATCAGCACAAGACTTGAGAGGCAAAAATAAACCAGTAAATAAATGGATATGGAGACCTACTCCTGAAAAAGAACGAGGTTTGTGTGCTCAAGGCGATTTTCACAGTTCAACGTCTAACTTGTGTTTGACAATgttgagaacacacacattcgAAAAGAGAAAAGTGGAAGTAAGGAAGTGAGAGTGTCCATTTCTGAGGACTCTGACTCTATGAGGAAGTTCATGCAAGTGTATTTGCTTGGGGGCACAGGTAGAATCATAATAATGTCAGCAAACTTACCGCTCCCCATGATTCCTGCGAGTCTGTTTCGGGACGATTTTTCTgcagaaaaccaaaacacacctTAATGTACAACCTGCGGATATGAGTCAGACAATAGTCGCCTGAGTGCTCTTATTAAAAGCGACACATCTACCCTTGTTTTGCtcttaagatttaaaaaaattgactAATAAACACAAGTGAttgaaaagtaataataataaactgtattcgtatagcacctttcaaaacgCAGTTACAAGGAGCTCTACAAGTTTAAAAactgaaggcaaacaataggaagCAGATAAGGTAAGGTAATGTCACATTTTAAGAACTATTTGAGCTTCTGCAACAGGGAACAAatctattataataataataacaacaacaacaaacatttatatgacAATTCACATAGCATTAAATGCAGCTGAACGTGCTTTACATGGAAAGGGCGGTTAATAAGACACCATATTAagacaatacattttaaaaacagttatttAATAGACAAATCccttataataaataataatttaggaGACTCCCTTTAGAGCTGGCTtgtaaaaggaaacaaagtgaaaccagtGCATACCAGCAGCTGTCTGGTTTTAAACCATCGCCTGTCCGCTGAGGGTCAGAACAAGAAGATCTGATGCGAACAGATTAATCGATTAACAGACATGATCCgtgtttttctgctgtgaaCATGAAACCTGGTTGACCACAGAGTCGCTGGTGACCAATGGCGTCCGCAGGCCACTGCTCCACACGCTGGATGTGTTCGCTCCGGGAAGCCACAATCCCCCACCCGAAATAGATCCACAGCAGTTGGATACAAGGCTAACAAAGCGccgcctccgccgccgccgccccgTTACACCCCATCACCACAGACGCGGACCAACAAGTGGAGCCACCGTTAGCTGGAGCGTCCATGTTGCTGTTAGCCGGCCTCATCCGTGAGTGTGTGAGCGGGCTGGGGCCCCTGCTGGTTAGCGCCCCGCGGATGGACAAGCGGAGGGGAGTGATTAGTGGGATCAGCGGCTCCCGGAGCCATTTAAACGAGGGACACACGGTTTAAAGGACAAAGAGGCGGATGGAGACTCTGCCGTTAGACCCGACATGTTTTTTACTCCATTTAAAGCCATGTGTTGTTAAGGAGGTAAAGTTTAtctcacctctctctgtgtccgAAATGCGCATCGACGGCCGCTCCGCTCCTCCGCCGCTCCACTGTGCAGCGCAGGCGCACtgatctgtttgtgtgcagcggTCAGTGATGCGGCCCTGCCCCTCagttaaagggacagttcacaaCATCCTGGACTGGATCGACACACGATGACAGCACGAGAGAACAACCAGAGACTGAGTGTGAAGAGAACAACACAGGAAAAGTACAGAGGTCAAACCTCTCTGACTGTTCcatctgctttttatttacaattcttttattcatttttactgttttttgtGGCCAATGTCCTTTTAGTCAGCTGTCtgggtttttattgtttgtattttacgTCTTCTTGTTAAACACTTTGTAAAATTGTTAAGAAAAGGGCTAtactaataattattattattattattgttatatagtatacagtatttttttatataaaaaaatgttctcctatttttatattttttagatatgtacttgcacaaatacaccacagcaaattccttgtatgtatAAACCTGCTCTGCAATAAAACccaattctgattctgattaacAGACAGAAAATACCTTAGTAGTTGCCTCAATTCCTTAAGGTTTGGTTTTTATGAGCACcctataaattaaaatgtaagaaatatatacaaatatagaaaaaatatggaaaatgtaaatgtaataaaaccagtatatacagtgtaaagaaatgttttatgtgtcagaatatgtacagtgaatggattgcacacAAACCATTTACTGCACAGACAAATGAATATAGTACAgaaaatattgcacagttgagaagtgcagtccataatggtgtgcatgtagttttactgggagcagagctggttttacagtctcactgctgcaggaaggaacggcCTGTGATgcctctccttcagacactaCTTCAATATCACATTGCTCGAAGTCAAAAGGATAAAAAGGTTTCTTATGAATCATCATTTATAAAAGGTTTTCATACTAAATGATTTATAGATGCTTAGTATATCATTTACAGATGCTTCATGGATCATTGGTAATCCGCCATTGATAAGAACAACTGTTGGGCTCATTAGTGACACCTCTGTTTGAACACATGATTCATCaacatttttctctgcaggtgacTGACTAATATTTGCTCATAGCTCATTAGAAATATAACGTTTACTGTTGAAACAAGTCTCCCTCTTGACTAATGAAGAAAACCAACCTGTTTCCTCACCCACAGTCATTTGGGTGTTGCTCTCATCAACTGATCAGCACTGGTTCATTGGCAGCTGGTTCTTAATGGTAGAGGAAGAGACAACACTTTCCATttgtcagaatcagaatcagaatcagaatgtatttattgccaagtaggtttacacctacctggaatttgccttggtatataggtgcatacaatgaacataaaaacataaaaacacaataagtactacacataagaaaaaaactatatataaaataaaaagatataaaagatataaaaagtaaagtaaaaagtaaaatgcaaaacaggagtgcaatgtgaatgtgcaatatgcaatgtgcaatgtgcaatgtaatgtaatgtgtgttaatgtaacacagacttgaggcgtgggggcgggataagagtccaagtcaggtgggggtcccgggccttgttgataaggccaactgcagccgggaagaagctggtcttgtggcgtgaggttttggtcctgatggaccgcagcctcctgccggaGGGAAGTACCTCGAAGAGTTTGTGACCCGGGTGGGAAggatcggccacaatcttacctgcacgcctcagggtcctagaggcaaacaggtcctgtagagatggcagattgcagccaatcaccttctcagcagaacggatgatacgctgcagtctgcctttgtcattggcagtggcagcagcgtaccagagggtgatggaggaggtgaggatggactcgatgatgcaggtgtagaagtgcaccatcattgtctttggcaggttgaacttcttcagctgccgcaggaagtacatcctctgttgagctcttttggtgagggagctgatgttcagcttccacttgaggtcctgggagatgatggtgccCAGGAAGCAGAAGGACTCCGCAGTGTCGACTGGGGAgtctctcagggtgatgggggtgggtgggccTGGGTTCCTTCTAAAGTCTACaaccatctccactgttttcagagcattgagctccaggttgttctgaccacaccaggtcaccagatggtcaatctcccacctgtaggCGGACTCATCCCCACCAGAGATGAGCCCAATGAGGGTGGTGTCGTCCGCAAACTTAAGGAGTTTGACAGACTGatgactggaggtgcagctgttggtatacggggagaagagtagaggggaaagaacacagccttgaggggaaccggtgcttatggtcctggaatcagagacatgcttccccagcctcacgtgttgcctcctgtcagacaggaagtctgtgatccacctgcaggtggagtcaggcacactcagctgggagagcttgtcctgtagcagagctggaatgatggtgttgaaggcagagctgaagtccacaaacaggatcctggcgtaggttcctgaggagtccaggtgctggaggatgaagtgaagggccatgtttactgcatcgtctacagacctgttggctctgtaggcaaactgcagggggtCCAGGAGAGGGTCAGTGATGGCTTTGAGGTGGAACAGCACAAGGCGCTCAaatgccttcatcaccacagaggtcagggcgtCAGGGTTTGTCTGCTTAATGTTCTGTGTAAGTCCATTTAAATGTTCATTCTCAGCAGTAACACACCTTCCACATGTGAATGTAATTCAACTCAGCAACACTGAggaggtgggtgtgtgtttctcctgtttgCAACCATGTGAGTCTCCACTGATTACAATCTGTAATCATCAGCAATGATGTTGAAAGACTTTGCCGCCAGGAACAGGTGACCTAcacactctgtctgtcttcctccctccctccctccctcacacacacatgcgcacacacacacagtcaaatccAAACTGCTGTGAAGGACTGAAAGAGcgacatacacatatatatgtacatatttatATGCATATATAAAACTGCatataaaagaaataacatAAACGTATAAAATTGAAATCTCGCTgaaacattttatgaaatagACTACGACTGTTCTTTAATTGAGTGTTTCCACCAACCAGCTAATAACATTATACAGGAACTCATGGTGAATTCACAAGGCGTCTACCACAGAGACTGTAAATGTAACTCCtaagttaatttgcttcaaaaagactgtgtgtgtgtgtgtgtgtgtgtgtgtgtgtgtgtgtgtgtgtgtgtgtgtgtgtgtgtgtgtgtgtgtgtgttaagcaaTATGTATTAATTCCAAGATACTTCCCTAGGGATAAAGAATTAGCTAAGTTCaattaggaaaaaaaatactAGTGTGAGCTTtcttcagctctgtgtgtgtgtgtgtgtgtgtgtgtgtgtgtgtgtgtgtgtgtgtgtgtgtgtgtgtgtgtgtgtgtgtgtgacagtaatTGGGGTGTTGAAGTGTAAACTGAAGAGAtagagcagagaaagagaagggggaAGTGTGTCGCAAGTAAAGCtgatttaaaagtgaaaaccACTGAAACTAACATTTCATCACATCgcatgcattttaaaaagcaacaacaataCGTGggaaaaactatttaaaatccTGTGCAGCTTTTCACGGATGTGTGGTGTATTTGAATAATTCTCACTGATAAActgtttttccagttttcagTTCTGCCTCCACACTGTATAAAAATACTCGTTAATTGAATCACTTATAAATCTAAAATTGCATTATAATTTTAAAAGTAGCAtcagagacatagagagagagagagatggtgtgtgtgtgtgtgtgtgtgtgtgtgtgtgtgtgtgtgtgtgtgtgtgtgtgtgtgtgtgtgtgtgtgtgtgtgtgtgtgtgtgtgtgtgtgtgtgtgtgtgtgtgcactaggacccagcagca
Proteins encoded in this region:
- the prrg1 gene encoding transmembrane gamma-carboxyglutamic acid protein 1 isoform X1, whose translation is MRISDTEREKSSRNRLAGIMGSVFLPADAAHSVLRRLRRANFMLEEMKQGDIQRECREEICTYEEAREAFENDEKTRRFWEEYVRESSPSGGLETVVGGVHSLYLIVPLMLVVFIIAAVAITVWRCHSRKRSQRSPSLGHSHHDHVLSVVSMDHWGRDYHHGDQSELSIHSSPAYPGSEITSGRGSAGDPPPSYEEAVGHTDVQIETEPPPQYEDIVTNSASSVNGHGK
- the prrg1 gene encoding transmembrane gamma-carboxyglutamic acid protein 1 isoform X2, producing MGSVFLPADAAHSVLRRLRRANFMLEEMKQGDIQRECREEICTYEEAREAFENDEKTRRFWEEYVRESSPSGGLETVVGGVHSLYLIVPLMLVVFIIAAVAITVWRCHSRKRSQRSPSLGHSHHDHVLSVVSMDHWGRDYHHGDQSELSIHSSPAYPGSEITSGRGSAGDPPPSYEEAVGHTDVQIETEPPPQYEDIVTNSASSVNGHGK